A genome region from Solirubrobacter pauli includes the following:
- a CDS encoding dihydrolipoamide acetyltransferase family protein encodes MPQMGVSVAEGTVVEWNKQVGDWVEADEIICSISTDKIDTDVESPATGRVAEIIVAVGDTVDVGVVMAKIATDAKPGEAHASENGTGTGEATAALEAPGEAGELSGDTTADYEGTTQRRPPRPAGGNRRFSPVVMRMAAEHNLDLSQIEGSGRGGRVSKKDVLAFLENGGAAAEEPPMHIESPYRPDEPALKRKPRPRLQRVEEVPAQAAAAPAPAAAPAPVGGQPLSRMRQAIGSRMVESLQTAATCTTIAEADMSRIEAARAAAKLSYLPFQARATIETLLEFPQLNATLEDGQHTVYSDAVHLGIAVSLGSGGLIVPVIRDAQDLSVEGLAKRIKDIAVRARNNQLTPDEVSGGTFTITNPGGYGSIMATPVINLPQVGILDTEAVVKRPVVITDELGNDSIAIRSMTYLCMSWDHRALDGAYAAQFLSALRKKLEAWPIT; translated from the coding sequence ATGCCCCAGATGGGCGTCTCCGTCGCCGAGGGCACGGTCGTCGAGTGGAACAAGCAGGTCGGCGACTGGGTCGAGGCCGACGAGATCATCTGCTCGATCTCGACGGACAAGATCGACACCGACGTGGAGTCGCCCGCGACCGGCCGCGTGGCCGAGATCATCGTCGCCGTCGGCGACACGGTGGACGTGGGCGTCGTGATGGCCAAGATCGCCACGGACGCCAAGCCGGGTGAGGCGCACGCGTCCGAGAACGGCACCGGCACGGGCGAGGCCACGGCCGCGCTGGAAGCGCCCGGCGAGGCCGGCGAGCTGTCGGGCGACACGACCGCCGACTACGAGGGCACGACCCAGCGCCGCCCGCCCCGGCCGGCCGGCGGCAACCGCCGCTTCTCGCCCGTGGTGATGCGGATGGCGGCCGAGCACAACCTCGACCTGTCGCAGATCGAGGGCTCGGGCCGTGGCGGGCGCGTCTCCAAGAAGGACGTGCTGGCGTTCCTGGAGAACGGCGGCGCCGCCGCGGAAGAGCCGCCGATGCACATCGAGTCGCCCTACCGGCCGGACGAGCCCGCGCTCAAGCGCAAGCCCAGGCCGCGCCTGCAGCGCGTCGAGGAGGTCCCGGCCCAGGCCGCGGCCGCTCCGGCGCCCGCGGCGGCGCCCGCACCGGTGGGCGGCCAGCCGCTCTCGCGCATGCGCCAGGCGATCGGCTCGCGGATGGTCGAGTCGCTGCAGACCGCGGCGACGTGCACGACCATCGCCGAGGCGGACATGAGCCGGATCGAGGCGGCCCGCGCCGCGGCGAAGCTCAGCTACCTGCCGTTCCAGGCCCGCGCGACGATCGAGACGCTGCTCGAGTTCCCGCAGCTCAACGCGACGCTCGAGGACGGCCAGCACACCGTCTACAGCGACGCGGTGCACCTCGGGATCGCGGTCAGCCTCGGCTCCGGCGGCCTGATCGTCCCGGTCATCCGCGACGCGCAGGACCTGAGCGTCGAGGGCTTGGCGAAGCGCATCAAGGACATCGCCGTCCGCGCCCGCAACAACCAGCTGACGCCGGACGAGGTCAGCGGCGGCACGTTCACGATCACCAACCCCGGCGGCTACGGCTCGATCATGGCGACGCCCGTGATCAACCTGCCGCAGGTCGGCATCCTGGACACCGAAGCGGTCGTCAAGCGCCCGGTCGTGATCACGGACGAGCTCGGCAACGACTCGATCGCGATCCGCAGCATGACCTACCTCTGCATGTCGTGGGACCACCGTGCCCTCGACGGCGCGTACGCGGCGCAGTTCCTGAGCGCGCTGCGCAAGAAGCTCGAAGCCTGGCCGATCACATAG
- a CDS encoding putative bifunctional diguanylate cyclase/phosphodiesterase — translation MSRWAIYLAFGLLSIALYLAPGPLQHADAVIGLLGAVTVVATLLVVILGRPVARFAWGLMAAALLLIFTGDLMPQGPGFGLDDVFYFAFYPPMLAGVVLLVRHRTRSARAGALIDGLILTLGLALPSWIVLIAPSLHEGDLTFVDAIVRVGFPVGDLLLLGGIVQLALDGGRRGPAFHLLVGSVSGLLLSDFATGLMTASGQTAADDPLVLVAWMVSFVLWGTAVLHPSMRTLAELAPARREVLLTRTRLILLTCASLVAPVLSLTHDLREGDWDYAVVQAVSLALFALVIARMTGLARRERTLSAQLHRRHGEDRFAALIRNTRDLLLVVNPGGGVSYASPSVARILGTELTASFLIPEDRTRVRAALAASAQGEDVAPFECTLVDLRGDQRVFEVHLTNLTEEQHVGGILLNARDVTERRAFEAQLTHQAFHDPVTGLANRELFVRRVRQAISQARRSGHTLAVLFLDLDDFKLVNDSLGHATGDEILVEVGRRLDGGVRGVDTAARFGGDEFALLLEDVDSHAAAEAARRILDLLATPIRTGGRELTLRASLGVSVAQGADPRDAEDLLRDADAAMYHAKRDGHGGYRLFEPAMHADVLARLELRTDLQRAIDAGELELHYQPVVRLVDGATTGFEALMRWRHPERGLISPADFIPIAEETGLIVPMGRWALLEATSHLRALGSLYRMNVNLSAKQLQDPELVYDVRAAIEGIDPRRLTLELTESIVMEDTGHAVAQLTALKALGVRLALDDFGTGYSSLGYLSRLPVDVLKLDRTFLACDEPNLIAAVVGLGQALALDVVAEGIEEEEQWRTLRELGCHYGQGFLFSKPLSAADSLAAVH, via the coding sequence ATGAGCCGTTGGGCCATCTACCTGGCGTTCGGCCTGCTCTCGATCGCGCTGTACCTCGCGCCGGGCCCGCTGCAGCACGCCGACGCCGTCATCGGCCTGCTCGGAGCCGTGACGGTCGTCGCGACGCTCCTCGTGGTGATCCTCGGCCGGCCCGTCGCCCGCTTCGCGTGGGGCCTGATGGCCGCGGCGCTGCTGCTGATCTTCACCGGCGACCTGATGCCACAGGGTCCGGGGTTCGGCCTCGACGACGTCTTCTACTTCGCGTTCTACCCGCCGATGCTGGCCGGGGTGGTGCTGCTCGTGCGCCACCGCACCCGCAGCGCCCGCGCCGGTGCGCTGATCGACGGGCTGATCCTCACGCTCGGGCTCGCGCTGCCGTCGTGGATCGTGCTGATCGCACCCTCCTTGCACGAGGGCGACCTCACCTTCGTCGACGCGATCGTGCGCGTCGGCTTCCCGGTCGGTGATCTGCTGCTGCTGGGCGGGATCGTCCAGCTGGCGCTCGACGGCGGCCGTCGCGGCCCGGCGTTCCACCTGCTGGTCGGCAGCGTCTCCGGGCTGCTGCTGTCGGACTTCGCCACCGGCCTGATGACCGCCAGCGGGCAGACGGCGGCCGACGACCCGCTGGTCCTGGTCGCCTGGATGGTCTCCTTCGTGCTCTGGGGCACGGCGGTCCTGCATCCGTCGATGCGCACCCTGGCCGAGCTGGCGCCCGCACGCCGTGAGGTGCTGCTGACCCGCACACGGCTGATCCTGCTCACGTGCGCCTCGCTCGTCGCCCCGGTGCTCTCCCTCACGCACGACCTCCGCGAGGGTGACTGGGACTACGCCGTGGTCCAAGCCGTGTCGCTCGCCCTGTTCGCGCTCGTCATCGCGCGCATGACCGGGCTGGCCCGCCGCGAGCGGACGCTGTCCGCCCAGCTGCACCGCCGCCACGGCGAGGACCGCTTCGCGGCGCTCATCCGCAACACGCGCGACCTGCTGCTCGTCGTCAACCCGGGCGGGGGCGTCAGCTACGCCAGCCCGTCCGTCGCGCGGATCCTCGGCACGGAGCTGACCGCGTCCTTCCTGATCCCCGAGGACCGCACGCGGGTGCGCGCGGCGCTGGCGGCGTCCGCGCAGGGCGAGGACGTGGCCCCGTTCGAGTGCACGCTCGTGGACCTCCGCGGCGATCAGCGCGTCTTCGAGGTCCACCTCACGAACCTCACCGAGGAGCAGCACGTCGGCGGCATCCTGCTCAACGCCCGCGACGTCACCGAGCGCCGGGCGTTCGAGGCGCAGCTGACCCACCAGGCCTTCCACGACCCCGTCACCGGGCTCGCGAACCGGGAGCTGTTCGTCCGCCGCGTGCGCCAGGCGATCAGCCAGGCGCGGCGCAGCGGCCACACGCTGGCCGTGCTGTTCCTCGACCTCGACGACTTCAAGCTCGTCAACGACTCGCTCGGCCACGCCACCGGCGACGAGATCCTCGTCGAGGTCGGCCGCCGGCTCGACGGCGGCGTGCGCGGCGTGGACACGGCCGCCCGCTTCGGCGGTGACGAGTTCGCGCTGCTGCTCGAGGACGTCGACAGCCACGCCGCGGCCGAGGCCGCGCGGCGCATCCTCGACCTGCTCGCGACCCCGATCCGCACCGGCGGGCGGGAGCTGACCTTGCGCGCGAGCCTCGGCGTCTCGGTCGCCCAGGGCGCCGACCCGCGCGACGCCGAGGACCTGCTGCGCGACGCCGACGCCGCGATGTACCACGCCAAGCGCGACGGGCACGGCGGGTACCGGCTGTTCGAGCCGGCCATGCACGCCGACGTGCTCGCGCGCCTCGAGCTGCGCACCGACCTGCAGCGCGCGATCGACGCGGGCGAGCTGGAGCTGCACTACCAGCCCGTCGTCCGCCTCGTCGACGGCGCGACCACCGGCTTCGAAGCGCTGATGCGCTGGCGTCACCCTGAGCGCGGGCTCATCTCCCCCGCCGACTTCATCCCGATCGCCGAGGAGACCGGGCTGATCGTCCCGATGGGCCGGTGGGCGCTGCTCGAGGCCACGAGCCACCTGCGCGCGCTCGGCAGCCTCTACCGGATGAACGTGAACCTGTCGGCCAAGCAGCTGCAGGACCCGGAGCTGGTCTACGACGTGCGCGCCGCGATCGAGGGGATCGACCCACGGCGCCTGACGCTCGAGCTGACCGAGTCGATCGTGATGGAGGACACGGGCCACGCGGTCGCGCAGCTCACCGCGCTCAAGGCGCTCGGCGTCCGGCTCGCCCTCGACGACTTCGGCACGGGCTACTCGTCGCTCGGCTATCTCAGCCGCCTGCCCGTCGACGTGCTCAAGCTCGACCGCACCTTCCTGGCCTGCGACGAGCCGAACCTGATCGCGGCGGTCGTCGGCCTCGGCCAGGCGCTCGCGCTCGACGTGGTCGCCGAAGGCATCGAGGAGGAGGAGCAGTGGCGCACGCTGCGCGAGCTCGGCTGCCACTATGGCCAGGGCTTCCTCTTCTCCAAGCCGCTCAGCGCCGCCGATTCGCTGGCCGCCGTGCACTGA
- the lipB gene encoding lipoyl(octanoyl) transferase LipB has protein sequence MASELLVTHLGRVDYREATTLQERLREQVQAGELPELMLLLEHPPVYTVTRRTESSDLPFPDSFYAERGIDVVQTPRGGQLTYHGPGQLVGYPIMRVSSVPEYILTMEKALVAALADAGVQAQTKLGHKHVGVWVGDRKIASVGVHISQGVSSHGFAVNVTNDLDPFGWVVACGLPEVQMTSVAAEGVNESLACFRKRAAFRFCEAFGRRQRIVSPARLGIEAPVLA, from the coding sequence ATGGCCTCCGAGCTGCTCGTCACGCATCTGGGCCGCGTCGACTACCGCGAGGCGACGACGCTGCAGGAACGACTGCGCGAGCAGGTCCAGGCGGGTGAGCTGCCCGAGCTGATGCTGCTGCTGGAGCACCCGCCGGTCTACACCGTCACGCGCCGGACCGAGTCCTCGGACCTGCCGTTCCCGGACAGCTTCTACGCCGAGCGCGGGATCGACGTCGTGCAGACGCCGCGCGGCGGCCAGCTCACCTACCACGGGCCCGGCCAGCTCGTCGGCTACCCGATCATGCGCGTGAGCAGCGTGCCCGAGTACATCCTCACGATGGAGAAGGCGCTCGTCGCCGCGCTGGCGGACGCCGGCGTGCAGGCGCAGACCAAGCTCGGCCACAAGCACGTCGGCGTGTGGGTGGGCGACAGGAAGATCGCCTCGGTGGGCGTGCACATCTCCCAGGGCGTGTCCTCGCACGGCTTCGCGGTCAACGTGACCAACGACCTGGACCCGTTCGGCTGGGTCGTGGCCTGCGGGCTGCCCGAGGTGCAGATGACGTCGGTCGCGGCCGAGGGCGTGAACGAGTCCCTCGCCTGCTTCCGCAAGCGCGCGGCGTTCCGCTTCTGCGAGGCGTTCGGCCGCCGGCAGCGGATCGTCTCGCCGGCCCGGCTGGGCATCGAGGCGCCGGTGCTCGCGTAG
- a CDS encoding LLM class F420-dependent oxidoreductase: protein MDVGAAIFLTGEVQHPAELAQRLEAAGYESLMVTEHTHIPVSAGMVDRAGGPLAEHYRRTHDPFVALAFAAAATERLVVGTSVCLVIQHDPIVLAKQITSLQNLSGGRFVFGVGAGWNKPEMRNHGTDPDTRHGSMRERVEAMKAIWTQDEASYHGKHVDFDPIWQWPKPEVVPPVFVGGNGPRVEDRVLRYGDGWMPNMKDLGELSERVTALRERAGSRVPVTYYGATPETLETIADAGVDRALIVLDSVSQPSIPSIT from the coding sequence ATGGACGTCGGCGCGGCGATCTTCCTTACCGGCGAGGTGCAGCACCCGGCGGAGCTGGCCCAGCGGCTCGAGGCCGCGGGCTACGAGTCGCTGATGGTCACCGAGCACACGCACATCCCGGTTTCAGCCGGGATGGTCGACCGCGCGGGCGGGCCGCTGGCCGAGCACTACCGCCGCACGCACGACCCGTTCGTGGCGCTCGCGTTCGCGGCCGCCGCCACGGAGCGGCTCGTGGTCGGCACGAGCGTGTGCCTCGTGATCCAGCACGACCCGATCGTGCTCGCCAAGCAGATCACGTCGCTGCAGAACCTGTCCGGCGGGCGCTTCGTGTTCGGCGTCGGCGCCGGCTGGAACAAGCCGGAGATGCGCAACCACGGAACCGATCCCGACACCCGCCACGGCAGCATGCGCGAGCGGGTCGAGGCCATGAAGGCGATCTGGACGCAGGACGAGGCCTCCTACCACGGCAAGCACGTCGACTTCGACCCGATCTGGCAGTGGCCGAAGCCCGAGGTCGTGCCGCCCGTCTTCGTCGGCGGCAACGGCCCGCGCGTCGAGGACCGCGTCCTGCGCTACGGCGACGGCTGGATGCCGAACATGAAGGACCTCGGCGAGCTGTCCGAGCGCGTCACGGCGTTGCGCGAACGCGCCGGATCCCGCGTGCCCGTGACCTACTACGGCGCGACGCCCGAAACCCTGGAGACCATCGCGGACGCCGGCGTGGACCGCGCGCTGATCGTCCTCGATTCCGTTTCGCAACCGTCGATACCCTCAATTACGTGA